The Diospyros lotus cultivar Yz01 chromosome 15, ASM1463336v1, whole genome shotgun sequence genome has a window encoding:
- the LOC127792611 gene encoding probable flavin-containing monooxygenase 1: MEKKVAIVGAGVSGLLACKYALSKGFRPIVFEQERGIGGVWTATFRTTKLQTPKPFYQFSDFPWPESVTELYPDGRQVLDYTESYARHFDLLRHVKFQSKVLSVAFEGQPEKEMAAWALWGGSGDPFASKGKWSITVHHTGNLSTEVYQVDFLILCVGRFSGIPNIPDFPSGKGLEAFDGTVIHSMDYAAMDDAAARNLVKGKRVAIVGLQKSALDIAVECSSANEADDRRLPSTVIYRTEHWNVPDYQPWGVPIAYLYFNRFSELSVHKPGEGLLFSVLATLLTPVRWGLAKFMETHIRRKLRLSKFGMVPKHGFLQQLSSCTTSTVPEDFYDRVEKGSIRLKKAQNFSFCKQGILVDGEDGALEMDVVILATGFRGLEKLRRIFVSPTFQDRIAGSPDRALPLYRECIHPRIPQLAIIGFSESISNLHTSEMRCRWLAELLDGKFKLPSIVEMERDVAEWDKYKKEYSGRYFSRSCIAGLNIWYNDQLCKDMGWNPRGKKGFFADLFQPYGPMDYAHPHF; this comes from the exons ATGGAGAAGAAGGTGGCCATCGTCGGCGCCGGAGTCAGCGGCCTTTTAGCCTGCAAGTACGCGCTATCCAAGGGCTTCCGTCCCATCGTGTTCGAGCAGGAGAGAGGCATCGGCGGCGTCTGGACCGCCACATTTCGGACCACCAAGCTGCAGACGCCCAAACCCTTCTACCAGTTCTCGGATTTCCCCTGGCCGGAGTCGGTAACGGAGCTCTACCCGGATGGCCGGCAAGTTCTCGATTACACAGAGTCGTATGCTCGTCACTTTGATCTGCTCCGCCACGTTAAGTTCCAGTCTAAGGTGTTGAGCGTCGCTTTTGAAGGACAGCCAGAGAAGGAGATGGCAGCCTGGGCGCTTTGGGGAGGCTCCGGTGACCCTTTTGCGTCTAAAGGGAAGTGGAGTATCACCGTCCACCACACTGGAAACCTTTCCACAGAG GTTTATCAAGTAGATTTTCTAATCCTGTGCGTCGGAAGGTTCAGCGGGATTCCGAACATTCCAGACTTCCCGTCCGGCAAGGGCCTGGAAGCGTTCGACGGGACGGTGATCCACTCCATGGACTACGCCGCCATGGATGACGCCGCTGCTCGGAATCTCGTCAAGGGGAAGCGCGTCGCCATCGTCGGCCTCCAGAAGTCGGCTCTGGACATCGCCGTCGAGTGCTCTTCTGCCAATG AGGCGGACGATCGTCGTCTTCCCTCCACGGTTATCTACAGAACAGAGCACTGGAACGTGCCGGATTATCAGCCGTGGGGAGTTCCAATCGCATATCTGTATTTTAATCGCTTCTCCGAGCTCTCCGTTCACAAACCCGGCGAAGGCCTTCTTTTCAGTGTCCTCGCAACATTACTCACTCCGGTG AGATGGGGATTAGCGAAATTCATGGAAACGCACATCCGCCGCAAACTTCGTCTTTCCAAGTTTGGGATGGTGCCGAAGCACGGTTTTTTGCAACAACTGAGTTCTTGCACGACGTCGACGGTGCCGGAGGATTTCTACGATAGGGTGGAGAAAGGAAGCATCCGGTTGAAGAAAGCTCAAAATTTCAGCTTCTGCAAACAAGGCATTCTGGTCGACGGCGAGGACGGAGCTCTAGAGATGGACGTCGTCATTTTGGCCACCGGCTTCAGAGGCCTCGAAAAGTTGAGACGAATCTTCGTGTCCCCAACCTTCCAGGATCGCATCGCCGGCTCTCCTGATAGAGCTCTTCCATTGTACAG GGAATGCATACATCCGAGGATTCCACAGCTGGCGATAATAGGGTTCTCGGAGAGCATATCGAACCTGCACACGTCGGAGATGAGGTGCCGGTGGCTGGCGGAGCTGCTAGACGGGAAGTTCAAGCTGCCGAGCATCGTAGAGATGGAGAGAGATGTGGCGGAGTGGGACAAGTACAAGAAGGAATACTCGGGGAGATACTTCAGCAGATCATGCATAGCAGGGCTTAACATATGGTACAATGATCAGCTGTGCAAGGACATGGGATGGAACCCTAGGGGGAAGAAAGGGTTCTTTGCCGACTTGTTTCAGCCTTATGGCCCCATGGATTATGCTCATCCTCATTTTTGA